aggcgctgggtaaagatccctgtatatgtctcatactcctccggataccctgggctccagtccttcgctagtggacacccccgtgcaccgtgctagccggagaaatcaaggcctacctcccgaacacgggcttttggagtctgccagagcacccacccatcgacctgtcatgccagctgctgcctactacaccttgcagaatccgcgactgcccaaaccattccacggcagtcagctcgaagacgtagaggactggcttctcgagtttgaacgcgtggcctcattcaaccagtgggacgacgccgctaaacttcgaaacgtcttctttagtctcgaggatggtgcacgtacctggtacgaaaaccgagaagacgccctaacatcatggcacgagttccgccgacgcctgctggagacctacaccagcacggatcgtcgagaacgggctgaacgggctttgcagtctcgcattcagatgccgaatgagactgtaagcatgtacgtggaggatatgactcggctcttccggcgagctgacccggccatgcccgaagataaaaaggtgcgccatctcatgcgcggcgttaaagagcaacttttcgctggcctcgtgcgcagtccacctgggactgttgctgagtttctctcggaggcggtcacgatggagaagatgctcttgcggcggtctaccacctacgaccggccggtactcgccgcttcacttacagagccgcttcctgccttcggggctaaccctggtcttctccgcgacctgatccgctccgttgtgcgcgaagagctccaggcgcttttcggtgctcccctgccgacggccggctctctcgctagcctggtccgcgaagaggttcaagccttgagaccttcgttcccgtccgttgacccgccgcctttaccaacggagtgccgtcgtccaacgtacgctgaagccttgcaacgtcctgcgccctcttcggcgcagtttcctccgtccaatcaaggctcgctgttttccgcacaccccgacacgtactacatcgacaatcgacgatcaccccagcggaagacggacctgtggcgtgctccggatcggcggcgtctctgttttcactgcggggaacccggtcatctgtatcgccagtgcccgtatcgacagcttgggctgcaggggttccctatcgacatgccccgtccaccaagaggtcaacgaccccgggagatcgaggactacgtagcccagcagcgcatggcgacaattcccagcggcagtctcggtctccatcaccacgccgaccttcgccacagccccaaagctcctcctggatggcgcagagacggtcgccaagtccccgccgggaaaactaaagagagcgacctcagggggcgaggccgctggcaatcgatacgaacaagaccccccgacaacgcgaacagcgaccgaccgcgatttaaaggcaacgactgcagtacctgaactcggagatcgattctcgttggatatacccgtgcttctcgatggctataaggttagtgctttggtggacactggcgctgatttctcgattttaagcggaaagctagcggcgcttcttaaaaaagtaatgacaccatggtccggcacgcagattcgcacggctggcggacatgtcgtaactccgcttggcctatgcacagcaagagtccaaattcgcagctccacatttgttgtcagctgcctagttctaccgaactgctcccgtgactgtatccttggcgttgattttctccgagagtatggagctattattgacctccgaaagcgcactgtcacattttctaccgagaaagctgatgtttactccgaggactgtccacgccgcgccgcccttagaatatccgccgagagcgtttggattccgccacgcgccagcgtttttgtgagtgttcactgcgacggactacgtgaagggacagcggtcgcagagggcaacctgtcccttttgctcacccacgccatctgctcagcgcgaggtctcatccatctccgcgacggctgctctgagctcctggtgactaacttctctaacgagccccggcacctttttcgtgctactgccatcgcattcgccgaccccttagcggaggtttctgaatgtttcctgtgcgcccatcccttgacatcagcccggacctttcggtgactcaacagcgagaactacgtgcccgtcttcacattcagcggcagcagggcacggatgcacgccgctacaacctccgtcatcggcacgtcgaataccatccgggagaccaagtttgggtgtggaccccggtacgccgcccaggcttgtctgaaaaactgatgtgccgttactttggaccgtaccgagttttgcgccgcgttaccgaagtgacctacgaagttcttcctgacgggactgtgcagcctcagcgtcgtccaccccgctctgaggttgtgcacgttgtccgcatgaaaccctacttcacgcggtaatggatagtacgctcagtgttctgctagttttcgcgtgggacaccttcgcccacctcccttgtacatttttgtgtgcttgtgctgttttttttttctctttccactgcccatactgcaaccccgcttttgtttttctttttttttggagggggagtaatgccacctggtgttctcaggtggcgctgaagtgtcttggaagacgttgaagtgtctcgcgctggctggctggctggctgcttgctgtattctgctggttagcgacctgtctccctgttttccgttacatattttggtgtctccctgttttccgttacaatatcaTCAAAGATTGATCTTTGTTCCTGTGCGCTGCTTTGTAGTTACGAAGAGAACAAAAATatgaaacaagaacaaaaacccacTAAGACAATGTGCCAAACTTAGTGGGCTGTCGTTGTTCCATCTTTTTGTCTTCATCGTAGCCACAAGCAGCGCGCATAACCAAAAGCGCTAACCCAAATAGCCCCAGTAGCAGCGTTACTGAGGTCATGATTTGTGTTAGCACTGAGTAGAGAAAAAAAGTTCTCACTTGGCAGGCTATAATGCATTATATCGTCAATACAGGAACGACTGATGCATTACCAACATTGATTTCCTCTAATAACAGTGACATGGCAGCTCAGAAAACATAAAAGCTCCCTAAGGAAGTGAACAACTTTCACCAGTTTCATAAAACAAAATTGCTTTCAatgtctctccttttttttctagaAGATCATTATCAGCCGAATTACATTCAATGCAGGACAAAGCTGCTCACAATAATCTCCAAATAATCCTGTCTTTCACCACCCAGGGCCACCCTATTCCAGGACATTTCCCCTATCTCATCTCCATGTCTACTCTCTACCACTCCTGGTtacgttttctttcctttcgaatccattctgttaccctaAAAGAACAATGTTCAACTGTTAACACTGTCCACTGCATGGTCTGACATCAATAGGAAGACTAGTCTGATCTCCCAGCCTGTATGCAGTGTTGAAGGAAGCCAAAAGCCACTGAAACCAAAAAAAAGCATAGAGTAGATCACCACACGTGACTgcagaggtcatgggttcggatcccactggcagcatgtggttgtcttCTCTTCTTATTTCTACTAATCAATTATCATTCAGGTAAGCAATGATTACACTGCTAATTTCCGCTTCACCaacacaacaaataaaaaaataattcccacgtgctttccttggttttgagcggctgttggcttccgtcatatgtgacataatgagcccctcatttccgtgTCCTTATCTGTTGTATGTAGTGCTGCAGTGATTTTTGCTCACACTATGCTTGACTAGAACGTGATCCCCAAATGCATAACTGGCTGTGTACAACTGCACCCAATGTAAGGATTTTTCAGGCCAACGACAATGCTGACCGACTATCTTGGTGTGATTCTCTTTCTGCTGCAGGTGCTGTGGGGAGGCTGGTGTGTCATCAGCCCCGAGTACCGGTTTTACTTTGCGGGCGACACAGGCTACTGTGACGTTTTCAAGCAAATTGGGCAGGCGTACGGGCCTTTCGATGTGGCTGCTATTCCCATCGGAGCGTATGAGCCCAGGTGAGATGTACATGCCAAGAATTGCGTAATTatcaccattgtttttttttacttcacctaCTGCCTCCCCTTGGCAAAGCTCTTTCAGTGACATTATCTTTTGTGTGAACTGCTACAATTATACTCCAcgacaactttttctggcaatggagCAGAAGCCATGCTGAAACTCGCACTCTGTTCCTGCGCAACGAAATGCATTCCCGCCCCTGTCCTTGTGACACCCCTGTACATATGTGCTGTTCACAACAAACCACTAGAAGCCAGGTTAAAATGCCAGCTGAATGCGCCATGTCAAAAACTTATGACAGAACGCACCATTTCTTATTTTGGCTATGAAACAGGTGTCTCAACACTTTACAGCACATAGATTAATACATTGCAGTAGCAATCATCATGTAATTTCTCATCGGCAACATACCATAATCTCACTGACTGACTGCAAAAATGCAACTGGTGGCCCCATTCTGGCAAGGTTTTGCAACTTTCAGGTGTACGTCAAAAGTGCTGCAAGCAGTGCAATGCTAAAATGAAACAACTATTAACTTCGATTACGTCTCTCCTCTAAAGTGTGTTCTGGCAATGTACGAAGCCAAAGAAAGTCCTTTTTCTTTCCAGTCCTTTCCAGAACCAacaatgcaataccaactagaTCAACAGAAGGCGATTCTCCTCCAGAGAACTGGTGCATTCTAAAATTGGAGTACCGAACATTCAAAAATTAAGAACGCTAAACCCGGCTCGAGCACCACTAATTTATGTTTGTGCAGAAAAACAGCAGCGCTATGCCAGTTCGCTATCGTTAAGAAAAAGTACAGGATGATAAGCAATGAGCTCTATGCATGCTTTTACGAAGGCGCTCTTTGATGGCTTAATAGAAAACTGCTTGCATTGTATGTGGGAGGTACTGGGCTCAAATCCTGTTACAGCCTGTTACATATTCAAACCCTCCCGTTCAGCTCACCCAGGGGAGGCAGCGTCTGAAAAAGATGCCACGTGTTCCCTCAGACCGCACTGTCTTTCAGTGCTTGCAATGGCTGCACGATCCTTAACTCACTGTAACAAGAGGAACATGCAACACAACATAATAAAGCACAGAGAACGCCCATGTTTTCTAGAATTTCATACTTTCATCAGTTTGCGGGAACACGAtggccgcaggtggcacaggaccaggttaattggagagacatgggagaggcctttgccctgcagtgggcttagtcaggctgctgatgatgggCTCCATAATAAATCATAAGAGCCATTATCATCTCAAGGTTCAGAATCACCAATGTGCAGTGTGAAACAGAACAGTTTGTGGTAAACTGCTATATACCCACTCCACGTCTTTGCAGCCTAACACCCACATATCTCAGCATGGTCCACCCTATGTCACCTTCACATGCGTAGTGCTGATTTCCTCTAGTGTCCGACAAACATATGACTTTGGCTCAAGTTCGAAACATTTGGAACGTTGTGCAGTGGCTGCATTTGCAAAGCAGAGAAAATTATGCTAAAAATTTTCAGAAACGATGAAACAAAATTCAGCAGTGTGCTCGAAAGAAAGCAGCAAACTACAGTCAGTGCAGCAGCTGCTTGTGAGGTCACATGCCCTGTGCCATGTTGCAGGTGGTTCATGAAGTACCAGCACGTGAACCCCGAGGAAGCAGTTCTTATCCACAAGGATGTGCGCAGCCGTGCCACGCTGGCAGTGCATTGGGGAACCTTTACGCTTGCCAATGAGGTAAGACAGTTTTTCAGATTACTGCCTCGTACGATGAGCATGATATCTGGAAAGCTCGTTACAACAGACACTCCGATGGCACATTGTCAGGCACTGTACTCACTATAAGGTTTAATTCATCACACTTGATTTCAGCACATGCTGCAATGCCACAACTAAACAAAATACATGAGGTTCGGTGTTGTATAAATTGTAGTGgagcttttttttgtgtgtggtagTGTTTACGAGCACATCCTTACAAccaaattcttccaagtgtttgaAGCATTAGTTAGAGGACCATAGACACCTAATTTcagttatgttttcttttttcaaatgatcTGTGGACATTAGAATATGTGGTTCAACACATGGTATTCACCAACGACCACAAAATAATCCATAATTGAAATTGTTTTTGATGCTGTTctggtttcagtttcatcaaccgaacgatggctgtgacgtgtagggagtgtttaggtcacatgacaCACGAAAAGAACTGCAAAATTATTGCTGAtgcatagttttaattcactacaacggtTAGGCCGGCCTGGTTCAAGAGCTGGAGTGACAAAAAAACGACatgtcagcagttatattgcagttttttttcatgcctcaagtGTTTCAagaagacgatgatgatgatgattaatttttCTGGTGCTGGGGTGGCTTTGGCCAAAGACcttcatggcacaaggtattttcttctactcaagatgGGATCAAAAGACCCGTTTTAAATGCATTTTACCCCAGTtaatccgagcaccaggccagggcaaagcctgtacccattgtatcactggtggatacccggcggcactgggaatcgaaccccgcacctcccacatacgAGGCAAATGCTCGAGCCACTAAAGCACTGCTGCAGTATGTTTTAAGATGAACACAATAAAATTTACTTTCTTGTTAATCTTAAGCGTTATTACACTAGCTTATTGAGATGTTCATCAAAAATCTGTCCTCAAGTAGCAAGACACCGCAAGGGTGGATAGCTGTCACCTACTCCAGTCCATTTTCAGCACAATAAATGTGCATTCAGACTATGTAACCTGTTGCCATATGGCATATtaggaacttattcgcacaatcgtgcgtgaggagcttcacaaattttgtagcccgtcgcagcctgcgctcggttccatctccgctcttgtacgagaggaggtgcaacaggcgttccggggccctgttcctgtggtcgacgtaccacctctgcctggggactaccaccgtccgacgtacgccgaagttgcaaggcgtccggctcccgcttcgccgccaccaattcacgccacgcctcaagccccgcggccctctgtgcaaccggtgcagtacttcgaggatcgtcgagcacccctccgaaaggccgacgtttggcgtacacctaaccgacgaccgctctgttttcactgcggagagccaggtcatctttatcgaaattgttattaccgacgcatcggcatccaaggcttccgcaccgactcaccgagaccccgtcaaggtgaacgaccccctgaaattgaagaattccttgcggaccagcgcaatccatcccgagcgcagcggcagtcgcgctcaccctcaccgaggcgctcttccccgacacctcccggcttctcgcgagcggcaccgggccgatcgccaagtcctcgtcgggaaaactgaaacccgcgaccttcgggggcgaggtcgctggggggcgctgtgctgaagacctcccgtcgtcgccgctacaatccgacaaaaacccgccgacgccatcactagagttaaaaaaccgcgtttctttagaaatacccgttcttatcgatggtcgcagagtaagcgcattagttgataccggggccgattattcgatcttaagtggacaactggcgaccattctgaaaaaaagtgattaccccttggcctggcgcgcaccttcgaactgccggcggtcatctggttacgcccaagggtatgtgcactgctcgcgttcagatcagcaagtccacgttcgtcgtcagctgcatcgtcctgggcgagtgttctcgggacctaatcctcggcatcgactttctgcgggagtatggagcaattatcgatctgcgcaaccgaatcgtcatgttttccacagagcaagccgccgaactcgacaactcctgccaacgca
This genomic interval from Amblyomma americanum isolate KBUSLIRL-KWMA unplaced genomic scaffold, ASM5285725v1 scaffold_19, whole genome shotgun sequence contains the following:
- the LOC144111958 gene encoding N-acyl-phosphatidylethanolamine-hydrolyzing phospholipase D-like, with amino-acid sequence MATKKVLWGGWCVISPEYRFYFAGDTGYCDVFKQIGQAYGPFDVAAIPIGAYEPRWFMKYQHVNPEEAVLIHKDVRSRATLAVHWGTFTLANEYYLDPPVKLRESLDRHGISPREFFTLKHGESRLLHATTSNRTSRVLP